The Thermoleophilia bacterium genome contains the following window.
AATGGCTGGTAGGCGCAAGGCGCGTGGGCATCACTGCCGGAGCATCTACTCCGCCGGAACAAGTGCAAGCCGCTCAGTCGCGGATAAGGGAGCTGGATCCGTGAATAGTATGAGGCCGCGAGTAGCCATTGTTGGATATCCAAATGTGGGGAAGTCCACCTTGTTCAACCGTCTGACCGGGACAAGAGACGCCGTAGTCTCGCCCGAGTTTGGTGTTACGCGTGATCGCAAGGAGGGCGAGGTTGAGTGGAGCGGCCGAGTGTTTACTGTGGTGGACACGGGGGGGATAGACCTTCAAGGGGAGATTCCCTTTAGCGACCAAGTGAAGCGTCAGGCCGAACTCGCTATCGCGGAGTCCCAGGTCGTGATCTTCCTCGTCGATGGCAAAGCTGGTGTTAGTCCCCAGGATCACGAAATTGCCTCGCTGCTGCGGAGAAGCCAGGTTCCCGTGATTCTTGCGGTGAACAAACTTGATCTCAAGGTTGTCCGCGACCATCTCACTGACTACTGGGAGCTTGGGTTGGGCGAGCCGGTGGGAATCTCCGCGGAGCACGGCCTGGGCGTAGGAGATCTCCTTGATCAAGTGGTAAAGGAGTTGCCGGGGTCCCCCGAAGAGGAGACAACCACATCTGCTATCAGGGTGGCCATTGTCGGGCGTCCCAACGTGGGGAAAAGTTCCCTTCTAAACGCTTTGCTTGGCCACGAGCGCACCATTGTTTCTCCTATTCCTGGAACCACCCGGGACGCCATTGACACGGACCTAGTTTTCGAAGACACACTGTTTACATTGGTGGACACGGCGGGTCTCAGACGGCCGGGCAAGCGCACCAGCACTGACCTGGAATACTACAGTGCTCTGCGTGCGCTACGAGCTCTTGAGCGCAGTCATGTGGCACTGGTAGTCGTCGACGCGAGCGAAGGTCTTGTCGACCTAGACCTTCAGATTGTCTACGAGGCGCAGCGTGCCAAGTGTGCGACGGCGGTCTTGTTCAACAAGTGGGATATTAAAAGAATGGACTTAGAGCGCGCTGCAGAGCGGCTTAAAGCCAAGGCTCAGACAAGGCCGCAGTGGCTTACCATTTCCGCACTAACTGGCCGAGGGATAGAAAGAGTGCTACCTATGGCCCGGGAGCTTTATGGAAAGTATGCGAGCCGTATTTCTACCGGGGAGCTTAATCGCTGGCTGGAGACATTGCGGGCTCAAGGTCCAACTCCAACCCGCCGAGGGAAATCTCTTAAGACCTACTATATGGTGCAGTACGCCACCAGTCCCCCGCGCTTCAAAGTCATGATAAATTCCCGAGCTCTCATCAATAAACCGTTCGCCTATTTTCTGGAGAATCGACTGCGCGAAGATTGGGAGTTGTGGGGAATCCCTCTAGTGATTGACTTTGAGGGCAAAGAGGAGAGGCACTCTTGAACTTCACCACAGTCCTTATAGGCCTGGCGCTAGTGATCTTCGGCTATTTAGCGGGGTCCTTATCGCCGAGTGTTTTTCTCGGGAAGATTTTCCAAGGCAAAGACCTAAGGCAATATGGCAGTGGGAATGCAGGGACAGCCAACGCATTCCGAGTGCTGGGACCCCGGTTAGGTCTAGCGGTTCTGTTTGCTGACCTGCTCAAAGGTGGGATTCCCGTTCTTGTGGCTCGGCTTCTCTTTCCAGAGGCGGATTATGTGCCTTATGTAGTTGTGCTGGTTGCTCTTGCCTGCGTACTGGGGCACAACTACTCACTGTTTCTGCGTGGCAAGGGGGGGAAGGGGGTGGCCACCGGAGCTGGGGCGGCCATAGCCATGATGCCGTTGCCCATGGCGGTCCTCATCGCGCTTTATCTCGTTCTGCTATTTTCAGTTAGGATAGTCTCAGTGGCGTCGATTACGTGCACTGTCCTTTTCCCAGTGATGGCGGCTGTATTCCAGGAACCTCTTCCGTACATTGTCGTGGCTTGCCTCATGTCCGTCATAGTGCTTTGGGCCCACCGAGGCAACATGAAGAGACTTTGGCAAAAAACTGAGCCGCAAGTCAGCTTTCCCTGGAACAAGAGAAACAAGCAATCGTCACGACCAAACGAAGAAAGCCCGCACTCGCGGGCGTAGGTCGGGACGGGCGGACTTGAACCGCCGGCCTTCCGGCCCCCAGCCGGATGCGCTACCAAACTGCGCCACGTCCCGACAGCGCGGCAACAGTATAGCGCGCAACCGCTCTTGCTACTACTCCCGACGTGGTTGCATGCTAGCATGGAGACAGACCTTGCAAGACCGAAAGCACCCACGTGCGCAAGGCGTCTCATGTGGTATGCGCGGCAGGTATTTCGTGGGCATCAGTGACGAGAGGAGGTAGCCGTGAGAGCAGTCGTCATGGCTGGAGGGCAGGGCACTAGGCTTCGTCCTCTTACGTCAAATCAGCCCAAACCAATGGTCTCGGTGGTAAACAAGCCTGCGATTCAGCACATCCTGGAGCTCCTCAAACGCCATGGTATTACGGAAGTAGTGATCACTCTTGCTTTTCTGCCTCGGCTTATCCGTAACTACTTTGGAGATGGGAGCAGCCTTGGCATGCGCATTGACTACACAGTTGAGGAGGTTCCCGCTGGTACGGCCGGTTCGCTACGACTGGCAAAGGATCTTCTGCAAGAGACTTTCTTGGTCATAAGCGGAGACGCCCTTACAGACTTTGACCTCACTCAGTTGGTGTCTTTTCACCGTGAGAAGCAGGCGCACGTCACTATCGCGTTAAAAAGCGTGGCAAATCCGCTCGAGTTTGGTGTAGTCGTCACCGATGAGGAAGGACGCATACAGCGCTTTCTGGAGAAACCAGGATGGGGGCAAGTATTCTCCGACACAGTCAACACGGGTATATACGTTATTGAACCCCACGTTCTTGACCACATCCCGGAGAATCAACCCTACGACTTCAGCCACGAACTCTTTCCCAAGCTGCTCGAAATGGGGGCTCCCTTGTTCGGCATGGTATGCCAGGGCTACTGGCAGGATATAGGGACGCTGGAGCAATATTTCCAGGCCAACCGTGACGCTTTGGATGGGAAGGTAAAGGTAACTCCGCCAGGAGTCCGTCTGAGAGGGAACATCTGGGTAGCGCGAGACGCCTCTCTTGACACTCTCGATGATGTACAAGGCCCGGCAGTGATTGGGGAGGGTGTGCGGATCGAGCCAGGAGCGCGCATACTCCCGTACACAGTGCTTGGTAACAACACAGTGGTGAGATCTGGAGCTCAGGTTGGAAGCTCTGTAGTGGGAGAGAACAGCTACATTGCTTCTGGAGCTGTCATCGAAGGCGCAATTCTTGGCCACGCAGTGGAGGTACACGAGAACGCCCACATAGCCGAGGGTGCGGTTATTGGGGATCGCTGCAACATAGGCCGGAACGCGGTAATCGCCAATAACGTAAAGATCTATCCCTTCAAGAATGTTGAGCCTGGGTCAACTGTTCGGTCATCGATTGTGTGGGAGACTCGGGGACCTAGCACGCTTTTCGGCCGCAACGGGGTTCGTGGGCTCGCAAACGTCGATGTGACTCCTGAGATGGCAATGAGGCTGGCCATGGCCTATGGAAGCCTACTTCCACACGGGGCCCATGTAACGACCAGCCGCGATGCTCATCACGCGTGCAGGGTCCTGAAGCGCGCAATTATCAGCGGTCTTAACTCCACTGGTGTGAATGTCCGTGACTTAACTATGGCTCCATTGGCCGTAAACAGGTTTGATATCAAGAGCGGAAACTCGGTAGGTGGCATCCACGTGCAACGGAGCCTTGATGACCCTGACCAGGTGGAAATCCTCTTCTCCGAGGGGCCTGGTGTCCCTATCGACACGCGACGGGAGCGGGCGATAGAGAACCTGTACTTTCGTGAAGATTTTCGCAGGGCCGGTTTTGAGGAAATGGGCCAGGTAGTGTACCCACCCAGGGTTATCGAGGCGTACACAAACGCGCTGCTGGATGCGTGGGACACTGCCGCTATTCGCGCCCGTGAGCCGCGCCTAGTTCTCGACTATTCCGCCTCGGTTTCTGCCCTTTTCTTTTCATCCGCTCTCGCCAAGATTGGGGTGGAAACCATTGCCCTTAACACGGCGGCCCGGGCTCGGGCGCAATTTACACTGAAGGACAACCTCTCGGGCGCTATACAGAGAGTGGGGGAGCTGGTCCAGGCTAGCGAGGCTGACCTGGGAGCCATACTGGATCCCGGCGCTGAATATCTGTTCGTGGTGGACGAAAAGGGGCAAAGAGTGCCCGACGCCTTGCTGATGCTTCTGCTTCTGAAACACGCCGCCTTGCAAGCTCAAAGTGGTGCCGCGGTAGTGCCCCAAAACGCTACGCGCCTATGCGAACAGATTGTAGCCCCAACTGCTGTGGTCATTCGCCGCACACGCTGCTCAAAGGCAGCGCTGATGGCCGAAGCGACACGTCCTCGCACGGTATTTGCGGCCAGCACCGACGGCGGGTACATCTTTCCCTCTGTCCTTGCCTCGATGGATGGACTTTGTGCGCTAGGCAAAGTACTTGAGCTGTTGTCCTTGACAGATAAGCGTCTTTCCCAGCTCGTAGCAGAGTTGCCGGTGCCGCACATAGTCCATGAGATTTTTACTTGCCCCTGGGACCTTAAGGGCTCCGTGATGCGGCGCCTGAGTGACAAGCTGCGCCATAGACGTGTTTCTTTAGTTGATGGGATCAAGGTCTTCTTGGACCGGTCCGAGTGGGTTCTTGTAGTACCCGACGTGGAAGAGCCAGCATTCCACGTCTATGCAGAGGCAGCACACGACGAACGAGCGGCCACCCTTGCACAGGAATATCTAGCACTGCTAAGTGAGACAGTCCGGGAGGCTCAGGAACTAGGCAGTTCCTTGTGAGCTGGAAGCCACCACTTGCTTGCAGATCGTCTTGAGAGTTTCAAATACTCCTACTCCGGATATAGCCACGGCCTCGATGACTGGCGCTCCGGTGTGGTTGAAGAGCTCTGTGAGATCGGCTACTGAGAAGATATCGCTTAGGTCCCGCTTGTTTAGCTGAATAACCATGGGAATTTTTGCCGGGTCAAGTTCCTGTTCCATCAGGTTTTCCCAGAGATTCAGGTAGCTTTCCACGTTTTCATCCAGGCGGGATATTTGGCTGTCAACGACAAACACGATGCCGTCTACTCCCTGCAGCACAAGCTTGCGCGAGGCGTTGTAAAAAGGTTGACCGGGTGTAGTGTAAAGGTGAAAACGAGTTTGTAGACCCTTAACGGTTCCCAAGAACAGCGGCAGAAAGTCAAAGTAAAGCGTTCTTTCCTCCTCGGTGGAGATGCTCACGAGCCGCCCGCGGGTGCGCGGATTAAGCCGCTTGTGGATATATTGAACGTTGGTGGTTTTTCCGCACAGGCCGCAGCCGTAGTAGACAACCTTGTAGTTGATTTCCCTGGCAGCTAAGTTTATAAGAGCCACAGTTGCAACTCCTTGTGCTGACCCGATGAGGCAAGATATCCGCTCAGTTTCACCCTCTTACTCATTTGGAAGAGTATCTATCGCTATTCCCGCTTGGTTCCAGTAATCATCATCAAGTAGGACCCCGCTGTGTTCTTTCCTGCTAACATCGGCCTGGTCCAGGACGGGCTTGAGTGCTTCCACCGCCCTTTGCGTAAAGAGACGCATCCGGCCGATCTGTACGTCACGGCCAAACGTGATGAGCAGCAAGAACTGGTCGGTCACCTGTACCACATGCAAGTTGGATTCCTTCCCCTCATGAAACAACAGGGTGAACTCTTTTTCCTTAAGCAGCTCGGCAAGCTGCCTGGTTGCCGCGAACGAACCTGCAGCAAGAGCCGCCAGAGAGAGTGCATCGGTATCAGCATCTGGTGGCGCAGTTCCGATTGGTTGGCCGCTAGCCGAAATGAGCGCTACCAACTGCGCACGTGTCAGACTGCGCAATTTGACGAGAACCCTGTCTATGACGGCCATCTCCCGCTCGCCAATGAAGAGGTCCCTATGGCTCACGTTGAAGTCCTCCCGCAGCTATGCGCCTTTCGGCTGTACACAAGTCTAATATCGGCATCCTTTGAGCGACACTTCAGCTACTGGATGAGCAAAAGCCCTGTGCTATCATGACGGCCAGCCGATACTGGCCAGAAAGGAGCGCACGTGAATCCAAGGAGTCTCAAGTATCACAGAGAGCACAGCTGGGCTCGGATAGAGGGTGATACTGCTGTTTTTGGCATTACCGACTATGCCCAAGAGTCATTGGGAGACATCGTCTTTGTGGAGCTGCCTGATGTTGGAGACGAGGTAGAGGCTGGCAAGCCTTGCGGCGAGATAGAGTCGGTCAAGGCTGTGTCGGACATATATGCTCCTCTCAGCGGCACCGTCATCGAGGTCAACGAAGCCGTTATTGACGCCCCCGAAACTATTAACGAAAGCCCGTACGAGGACGGATGGCTTGTAAAGGTTCGGCTCAGCGATCACGCGGAGATCGACGACCTGCTAAGTGAGGAGGAATATAACGAGCTTCTTGCCTCTGAGGAGTAGCACAGCTGCTTCCAAGAGGCAGCGCGGCTGCCGCGCATTGCAGGTACCGGAACAAGCCGGTATAGTGAGCTCAAAGCCACGAGGTGAAAGCTGTGGATGAGTCTTCGTTCGAGCGTCTGCTAAATATCCAATCCTACAGCGATGAGGAGCTCAAGGCTTTGCTTGCGCGCCTAGAGGAGGAGGAACGGGAGATCTCTAAACGCAGGCGAATCCTTCATGGGGAGCTTGACATCGTACGAGCTGAACTGGTGAGAAGACTCAGAGATCGGGGCCGCGAGGGGGGATTGGTCGTTGATGGGGATGTGAGCGCTCTTGCCCAAATTCTGGCTCGGAAGCCGGCAAAGCCACCCACCGGCGATGAGGCCGAGCCCCAAGCGGAACCCCAGGGACAGGAGTAGGTGAACTATGGCCGATGAGCTGAGTCCCGCTGTCCAGAGAATTCAAAAACGTTTCCGCGATTTCTCTGTGGATGTGCGCGAGGAGCGCGTCATAAGGTACATTGCGGGCCAGCTTCGTATGGGCCGTCGCATAGACGACATCTTCCAGGATTCATATGTTCTTGCCCACACCACGGAGGCGCAACGGTCGCAAATCCTCGAGAATCCCGCCTTGATCCGAGCTATCGAGGAGGAAATCAGGCGTCAGTTTGCCGACTACGCGTGCGGCACAGCCGAAAGTGGGGGAGAGGCGGGTGCGATGAGCTCTCAAGCAGCGCGGGCTAAAACCTGGGAAGTGGATCCACCAGACCCACCCGAAGACGCTTGGGGTCAGGAGCCAATCAGGTGTCGTTTTTGCGGAGTTGAAAACACGCCTGATTCAAACTTCTGCCGGCGGTGCGGGGCCCGGTTACGTAGACCAGATGTATCCGAATCGACGCTCGTATTTACTCCAGCCGACCAGGACACGGGAAACATCTCTGCGCCCGTTACCAGTCGGGTCGCGGGCACAGTGCTTGTAATCCGCGCGGGCGGTGGCAGAGAGGGGGAGGTTATCCCTCTTGGAAATGAGGTCTTGACCATCGGCCGGAGCCCTCATAGCGACCTCTTCTTGGATGATGTCACAGTTTCCCGTCACCACGCACGAATTGTGCGCGATGAGCATGGCTTCCTCGTCGAGGATCTAAACAGCCTCAACGGAACATACGTAAACCGCAGAAGAATTGAGAGGCATCTCCTTACTCATGGAGACGAGCTCCAGATAGGAAAGTTCAAACTTGCCTTTCTTGAGCACGCAGACGAAGTCTGACAACTTGCATGAATGAGTCGGCGAGAGGTTCAGATCAGCAGGGCAACGCCCCGGTCCCAAAAGACCCGCGTGCCGGTTTGACAGCTGAGAGCGGTGAAACATTCACCATCGGCCAGGTTGTTGAGCTTCTCAAAGAGGAGTTTCCCACCCTTAGCATTAGCAAGGTTCGGTACCTGGAGGACCGGGGACTGCTATCCCCAGCCCGAACTAAGGGGCGCTACCGCAAGTACTCTACCGAGGACGTCCGCCGTCTACGCACAATTCTTTTGCTGCAGCGCGACGAGTACTTGCCCCTTGACGTAATCAAAGAGCGCCTCGATCGAGCCGCGGCCACTCTGCATGGAGCACAGGGATTTGGAGCTAGTTCACCGGTAGTCAACCTACGCATGCACGGGCCGCTGCAACGGGAGGCAGCCACACTATCGTGGGAAGACCTACTGCGCCAAACGGGGGCTAGTGAAGCTTTCCTGCGGAGCCTGGTGGAATTTCACCTACTGGAGCCTGGCGAGCATGGCGGGCCGCAATTTACCGAGTCAGACGTCGCAGTGGTGCGTATCTGCCAAGCTCTCACCCGGTTCGGCGTAGAGCCTAGGAATTTGCGACTTCTTGTTTCTTCTGTAGAGCGAGAGTCGGCCCTAATAGTGCAGCTTGCGCTGCCGTCCCTTCGTTCCACCCACCGGGACAGGCGAGAGTATGGCGAACAAATTCTGGCGGATTTGGGCGCATTGTACGTGGAACTGATGAACTTGTTGTTACACAGACAGCTGCGAAAAGCACTGTAACAAATCTGAGGTCGACAAGAGAGTAGTTGGGCAAGGAGCGACATGGAACATGGAACTCGAGAAGTACATCCGACACATACCAGGCTTTCCGCGTGAAGGGATTCTGTTTCATGACATAATGCCACTGCTTCAAGAGCCTGAAGCTCTGCGGTACGCTGTCGACAAAATGGCAGAATTTGCTCGGGAGCGCAGGGTTGACCTCGTTCTGGGAGCAGAGGCGCGGGGGTTCATACTGGGAGCCGCCCTAGCATACGCGCTGGGAGTCGGCTTTGCGGCTGCGCGAAAGCCCGGCAAATTGCCGTGGACTGTGTCGCGATGCGAATATGAGCTCGAGTATGGCACGGACGCTCTTGAAATCCACACTGATGCTATTAGGCCGGGCCAACGCGTGCTCATCCACGATGACTTACTGGCGACCGGCGGAACTGCTCGGGCCAAGATTGAACTTGTTGAAAGAGCGGGCGGCGTCGTAGCGGGACTGGCGTTTCTAATCGAGCTGACAGAGCTGGGAGGCAGAGAGCGTCTGGCGGGGTATGAC
Protein-coding sequences here:
- the gcvH gene encoding glycine cleavage system protein GcvH codes for the protein MNPRSLKYHREHSWARIEGDTAVFGITDYAQESLGDIVFVELPDVGDEVEAGKPCGEIESVKAVSDIYAPLSGTVIEVNEAVIDAPETINESPYEDGWLVKVRLSDHAEIDDLLSEEEYNELLASEE
- a CDS encoding GTPase domain-containing protein — translated: MALINLAAREINYKVVYYGCGLCGKTTNVQYIHKRLNPRTRGRLVSISTEEERTLYFDFLPLFLGTVKGLQTRFHLYTTPGQPFYNASRKLVLQGVDGIVFVVDSQISRLDENVESYLNLWENLMEQELDPAKIPMVIQLNKRDLSDIFSVADLTELFNHTGAPVIEAVAISGVGVFETLKTICKQVVASSSQGTA
- a CDS encoding adenine phosphoribosyltransferase, which encodes MELEKYIRHIPGFPREGILFHDIMPLLQEPEALRYAVDKMAEFARERRVDLVLGAEARGFILGAALAYALGVGFAAARKPGKLPWTVSRCEYELEYGTDALEIHTDAIRPGQRVLIHDDLLATGGTARAKIELVERAGGVVAGLAFLIELTELGGRERLAGYDVFSLIQYEV
- a CDS encoding FHA domain-containing protein; this translates as MADELSPAVQRIQKRFRDFSVDVREERVIRYIAGQLRMGRRIDDIFQDSYVLAHTTEAQRSQILENPALIRAIEEEIRRQFADYACGTAESGGEAGAMSSQAARAKTWEVDPPDPPEDAWGQEPIRCRFCGVENTPDSNFCRRCGARLRRPDVSESTLVFTPADQDTGNISAPVTSRVAGTVLVIRAGGGREGEVIPLGNEVLTIGRSPHSDLFLDDVTVSRHHARIVRDEHGFLVEDLNSLNGTYVNRRRIERHLLTHGDELQIGKFKLAFLEHADEV
- a CDS encoding roadblock/LC7 domain-containing protein, with the translated sequence MSHRDLFIGEREMAVIDRVLVKLRSLTRAQLVALISASGQPIGTAPPDADTDALSLAALAAGSFAATRQLAELLKEKEFTLLFHEGKESNLHVVQVTDQFLLLITFGRDVQIGRMRLFTQRAVEALKPVLDQADVSRKEHSGVLLDDDYWNQAGIAIDTLPNE
- a CDS encoding sugar phosphate nucleotidyltransferase, whose translation is MRAVVMAGGQGTRLRPLTSNQPKPMVSVVNKPAIQHILELLKRHGITEVVITLAFLPRLIRNYFGDGSSLGMRIDYTVEEVPAGTAGSLRLAKDLLQETFLVISGDALTDFDLTQLVSFHREKQAHVTIALKSVANPLEFGVVVTDEEGRIQRFLEKPGWGQVFSDTVNTGIYVIEPHVLDHIPENQPYDFSHELFPKLLEMGAPLFGMVCQGYWQDIGTLEQYFQANRDALDGKVKVTPPGVRLRGNIWVARDASLDTLDDVQGPAVIGEGVRIEPGARILPYTVLGNNTVVRSGAQVGSSVVGENSYIASGAVIEGAILGHAVEVHENAHIAEGAVIGDRCNIGRNAVIANNVKIYPFKNVEPGSTVRSSIVWETRGPSTLFGRNGVRGLANVDVTPEMAMRLAMAYGSLLPHGAHVTTSRDAHHACRVLKRAIISGLNSTGVNVRDLTMAPLAVNRFDIKSGNSVGGIHVQRSLDDPDQVEILFSEGPGVPIDTRRERAIENLYFREDFRRAGFEEMGQVVYPPRVIEAYTNALLDAWDTAAIRAREPRLVLDYSASVSALFFSSALAKIGVETIALNTAARARAQFTLKDNLSGAIQRVGELVQASEADLGAILDPGAEYLFVVDEKGQRVPDALLMLLLLKHAALQAQSGAAVVPQNATRLCEQIVAPTAVVIRRTRCSKAALMAEATRPRTVFAASTDGGYIFPSVLASMDGLCALGKVLELLSLTDKRLSQLVAELPVPHIVHEIFTCPWDLKGSVMRRLSDKLRHRRVSLVDGIKVFLDRSEWVLVVPDVEEPAFHVYAEAAHDERAATLAQEYLALLSETVREAQELGSSL
- the plsY gene encoding glycerol-3-phosphate 1-O-acyltransferase PlsY, yielding MNFTTVLIGLALVIFGYLAGSLSPSVFLGKIFQGKDLRQYGSGNAGTANAFRVLGPRLGLAVLFADLLKGGIPVLVARLLFPEADYVPYVVVLVALACVLGHNYSLFLRGKGGKGVATGAGAAIAMMPLPMAVLIALYLVLLFSVRIVSVASITCTVLFPVMAAVFQEPLPYIVVACLMSVIVLWAHRGNMKRLWQKTEPQVSFPWNKRNKQSSRPNEESPHSRA
- the der gene encoding ribosome biogenesis GTPase Der gives rise to the protein MRPRVAIVGYPNVGKSTLFNRLTGTRDAVVSPEFGVTRDRKEGEVEWSGRVFTVVDTGGIDLQGEIPFSDQVKRQAELAIAESQVVIFLVDGKAGVSPQDHEIASLLRRSQVPVILAVNKLDLKVVRDHLTDYWELGLGEPVGISAEHGLGVGDLLDQVVKELPGSPEEETTTSAIRVAIVGRPNVGKSSLLNALLGHERTIVSPIPGTTRDAIDTDLVFEDTLFTLVDTAGLRRPGKRTSTDLEYYSALRALRALERSHVALVVVDASEGLVDLDLQIVYEAQRAKCATAVLFNKWDIKRMDLERAAERLKAKAQTRPQWLTISALTGRGIERVLPMARELYGKYASRISTGELNRWLETLRAQGPTPTRRGKSLKTYYMVQYATSPPRFKVMINSRALINKPFAYFLENRLREDWELWGIPLVIDFEGKEERHS
- a CDS encoding MerR family transcriptional regulator, with product MTAESGETFTIGQVVELLKEEFPTLSISKVRYLEDRGLLSPARTKGRYRKYSTEDVRRLRTILLLQRDEYLPLDVIKERLDRAAATLHGAQGFGASSPVVNLRMHGPLQREAATLSWEDLLRQTGASEAFLRSLVEFHLLEPGEHGGPQFTESDVAVVRICQALTRFGVEPRNLRLLVSSVERESALIVQLALPSLRSTHRDRREYGEQILADLGALYVELMNLLLHRQLRKAL